The Deefgea tanakiae DNA segment CACTTCAATACCATCGATATCGGGTAAACCTAAATCTAGAATAACTAAATCTGGCTTGCGACTAGCTACCGCCATCAAACCACGCTGGCCGGTTTCCGCTTCAAAAACCAGTATACCGGCGTGCTCCAGCGTGGTTTTCAAAAAACGGCGAATCGGAGCATCATCTTCGATCAGAACCAGTGTTGTAGGGATTTCGTTCATTCGGTCTCTTGTTGCAGAATGGGCGGCGTACCGCGTGGGAGCGTGAAACTAAATTCTGCGCCGTTGGGGCTTAAATTCCTAGCCTGAATTTGTCCACCATGCGCAGTAATAATCGAGCGACAAATAGCCAGACCTAGCCCTACACCTGGCGTTGCTGATTCGTTAACGCCGCGCGTAAATTTTTCAAACAATCGCGCTGCTGCTCCCGCAGGTAAACCAGGGCCATTATCGCTGACCAAGACCGTCACCTGTTGATCATCAATTTGGGCACTAATAATGATTTCACTGCCCGCAGGCGTGTATTTCGCGGCATTCCCGAGTAAATTGACCAACACGCGCTCGATCAACACCGCATCATATTCGAGTAAGGGCAAATTACTAGGCAAATCAACACGCACATGATGCGCGAGCAAGTCGGGTGCACATTCGCGCACGGTACTACCGATAACCTCTTCCAACACCTGCCATTCACGATGCAGCGTCACACCCGATTGCAGCTTGGCCATATCTAGCAAATTAATCACTAGCCGATGCATGCGCTGCGCTTCGTGATTGAGAGTTTGCAGGGCAGACTGCTGATCAGCCTCGATGAGTTTGCCTGAACGCAGTAGGCTAATCATTCCGATTAAACTGGTCAGCGGTGTGCGTAAATCGTGTGAAACAGTGGAGAGCACGCTATTTCTAAGTCGCTCGCTTTCCATCGCCACAATCGCATCTTGCGCCACTTCCACGTAATGCACGCGCTCTAACGAGAGTGCGATTTGGCTAGCGCACGTCTCTAAAAGCCGTTGCTGCTCGGGGCTGGCGATCAATGCATCATCCGCTGGAATCAGCGCCATCACACCGCGCAAACGCATCGGTGCTTTTAAGGGTAAATACAGTGCCTTGGAAGCGGGTAAAGTATGCGTACCACGGCCTGCCATTTCATTTTTATCAAAGACCCATTGCGCCAAACCAATATCAAACTCGGCCATTTCGCCAGCGGGCTGCAATTGATCGTGTGCATCGGGCAATAAAATTAGTAATTGCGCATCAAATAATTCGGCTAAACGAAGTACGCTCATTTCAACGACACTTGCTGCCGTCAACGCGCCAGCTAATTCGCGACCTAATTCGTACAGTGCGCGGGTGCGACGCTCACGATAAGTAGCAACCTGCGCTTCGAATCTCAAACTCGAAGCAAGTTGGCTGATAATCAGCGCCACGCTCAGCATCAGCAGAAACGTAAACAGATACTGCGTGTCTGCGACCGTCAGCGAAAGCTTGGGATGAACGAAAAAGAAGTCAAAGGAAAGCACACTCAGAAAGGACGCCAGCACGCCCGGTCCGCGTCCGTAACGCATCGCGACCAACACGACGGTTAGCAAAAATACGATAACGACATTGGCCAGATCAAACACATTCAGTAATGCAGCAGCTAGTAGCGTCGTCAGCGTACACGCGGCCATTGCAATCCCATAGCCGCGCCATGGAGTGCCTTGATCGGCAGCGTTAAATAGCAAATGAGGGACTTTGGGCTTGGGCGTATCCTCTTGGCTAAATTCATGGGCAACCACATAGACATCGACATCCTGTGCCCGCTGCGCCAATTGCTCGGATAGCGGAATGCGCCATAAGCGCGACACACGCCCACGCTGCGATTTGCCGACGACCAATTTAGAGACATTACGGCTGCGCGCATAAGCCAGCAAAGTCTGTGGTAAATCAGCTCCTGCTAAGACCGATGTCTCCGCGCCCAACTCCTGCGCCAAACGCAAATTGGCCAAAATGCGTTCGCGCTGTAGCTTGCTTTGTCGTTGCAAGGCCGGCGTTTCAACGTA contains these protein-coding regions:
- a CDS encoding sensor histidine kinase, giving the protein MNETLRPDPDALIAQLQREEEKSQRGRLKVFFGACAGVGKTYAMLAAAHARIREGVEVVVGVVETHGRSETQAQLNGLEILPAKQIEYRGRHLGEFDLDQALLRKPALILIDEFAHSNVAGSRHTKRWQDVEELLAAGIDVYTTLNVQHLESLNDIVSQITGIIVRETVPDHMFDLADEVTLVDLPPEELLSRLAAGKVYLGEQANRAAQHFFRKGNLLALRELALRRTADRVDAQMREYRADQSIQPVWQARERLLVCVGPGSDSEKLIRSASRLAVNLHADWLAIYVETPALQRQSKLQRERILANLRLAQELGAETSVLAGADLPQTLLAYARSRNVSKLVVGKSQRGRVSRLWRIPLSEQLAQRAQDVDVYVVAHEFSQEDTPKPKVPHLLFNAADQGTPWRGYGIAMAACTLTTLLAAALLNVFDLANVVIVFLLTVVLVAMRYGRGPGVLASFLSVLSFDFFFVHPKLSLTVADTQYLFTFLLMLSVALIISQLASSLRFEAQVATYRERRTRALYELGRELAGALTAASVVEMSVLRLAELFDAQLLILLPDAHDQLQPAGEMAEFDIGLAQWVFDKNEMAGRGTHTLPASKALYLPLKAPMRLRGVMALIPADDALIASPEQQRLLETCASQIALSLERVHYVEVAQDAIVAMESERLRNSVLSTVSHDLRTPLTSLIGMISLLRSGKLIEADQQSALQTLNHEAQRMHRLVINLLDMAKLQSGVTLHREWQVLEEVIGSTVRECAPDLLAHHVRVDLPSNLPLLEYDAVLIERVLVNLLGNAAKYTPAGSEIIISAQIDDQQVTVLVSDNGPGLPAGAAARLFEKFTRGVNESATPGVGLGLAICRSIITAHGGQIQARNLSPNGAEFSFTLPRGTPPILQQETE